One Glycine max cultivar Williams 82 chromosome 6, Glycine_max_v4.0, whole genome shotgun sequence DNA segment encodes these proteins:
- the LOC106798913 gene encoding uncharacterized protein, protein MDQHRGEVLDPVHDRNLSHSVEGVAIARASISGEVGEVDEDLGSDKELKDDVKGQDKHDQENISDKLPGVDQGTSYNSNNLVNQEVIETVVVIESVQTEYANEDNTKLEAKVDESGLSLVSMKAPKGVSETDKNSCVIDIKCSSRKKIYKSSEGERICRICHLTSGQSSDATTVGTSDSATSADLIQLGCACKGKPGIAHVHCALAWFKLKGNMYLFLPNISLIINNNISVIF, encoded by the coding sequence ATGGATCAACATAGAGGTGAGGTATTGGATCCGGTTCATGATAGGAATTTGAGTCATTCGGTTGAAGGTGTTGCAATTGCAAGAGCTAGTATAAGTGGAGAAGTAGGAGAGGTGGATGAGGATTTGGGATCTGATAAGGAACTAAAGGACGATGTTAAGGGTCAAGACAAGCATGATCAAGAAAATATTAGTGATAAATTGCCTGGGGTTGATCAGGGGACTAGTTATAATTCAAACAATTTGGTTAATCAGGAAGTGATAGAAACTGTGGTTGTAATTGAGTCTGTTCAGACCGAGTATGCCAATGAAGATAATACGAAACTGGAAGCAAAAGTTGATGAATCAGGGTTGAGCTTGGTATCCATGAAAGCACCAAAAGGGGTGTCTGAAACTGATAAAAATTCATGTGTGATTGATATAAAGTGCAGCAGCCgcaaaaaaatttacaagagTTCTGAAGGTGAAAGAATTTGTAGGATTTGCCATCTGACTTCTGGGCAGTCATCGGATGCAACAACTGTTGGCACTTCTGATAGTGCTACAAGCGCAGATTTGATTCAGCTTGGTTGTGCGTGTAAAGGCAAGCCAGGCATTGCACACGTTCATTGTGCTCTGGCGTGGTTCAAGCTTAAGGGGAACATGTATCTGTTCTTGCCAAATATCAGTTTGATTATCAACAATAACATTAGTGTTATTTTTTAG
- the LOC100806522 gene encoding cellulose synthase A catalytic subunit 8 [UDP-forming], which translates to MMESGAHFCNSCGEQIGLDANGEVFVACHECYFPICKACFEYEINEGRKVCLRCATPYADRAKDNNDTKVYENQSTTAAQINVSQDVGLHARHVSTVSTVDSELNDESGNPIWKNRVESWKEKDKKKKKKKSAPKAENEAPIPPEQQMEEMQSSEAAAAEPLSMVIPISKTRLAPYRTVIIVRLIILGLFFHYRVTNPVDSAFGLWLTSIICEIWFAFSWVLDQFPKWSPVNREAFIDRLSLRYERPGEPSQLAAVDFFVSTVDPLKEPPLITANTVLSILAVDYPVDKVSCYVSDDGAAMLSFESLVETADFARKWVPFCKKFSIEPRAPEFYFSQKIDYLKDKVQPSFVKERRAMKREYEEFKVRVNALVAKAQKTPDEGWTMQDGTSWPGNNSRDHPGMIQVFLGHSGAHDIEGNELPRLVYVSREKRPGYQHHKKAGAENALVRVSAVLTNAPFILNLDCDHYVNNSKAVREAMCFLMDPVVGRDLCYVQFPQRFDGIDRSDRYANRNTVFFDVNMKGLDGIQGPMYVGTGCVFNRQALYGYSPPSMPKLPKSSSCCCCPSKKQTKDVSELYRDAKREELDAAIFNLREIDNYDEYERSMLISQMSFEKTFGLSTVFIESTLMENGGLPESADPSMLIKEAIHVISCGYEEKTAWGKEIGWIYGSVTEDILTGFKMQCRGWRSVYCMPLRPAFKGSAPINLSDRLHQVLRWALGSVEIFFSRHCPLWYGFAGGRLKWLQRLAYINTIVYPFTSLPLVAYCTLPAICLLTGKFIIPTLSNLASALFLGLFLSIIVTSVLELRWSGVTIEALWRNEQFWVIGGVSAHLFAVFQGFLKMLAGVDTNFTVTAKAADDTEFGDLYIIKWTTLLIPPTTLIIINMVGVVAGFSDALNGGYESWGPLFGKVFFAFWVIFHLYPFLKGLMGRQNRTPTIVILWSVLLASVFSLVWVKINPFISRPDSASISQTCISIDC; encoded by the exons ATGATGGAATCCGGGGCTCACTTCTGTAACTCTTGTGGTGAACAAATTGGACTTGATGCTAATGGGGAGGTGTTTGTGGCTTGTCATGAGTGTTATTTTCCAATTTGCAAGGCTTGTTTTGAATATGAAATCAATGAGGGGCGTAAAGTCTGCTTGAGATGTGCCACTCCCTATGCTG ATAGAGCAAAGGATAATAATGACACCAAGGTTTATGAAAACCAATCCACAACAGCTGCCCAGATCAATGTTTCtcag GATGTTGGGCTCCATGCTAGGCATGTCAGTACTGTGTCCACAGTGGATAgtg AATTAAATGATGAATCCGGGAATCCAATCTGGAAAAATAGAGTGGAAAGCTGGAAggaaaaggataaaaagaagaagaagaaaaagtctgCACCTAAGGCTGAAAATGAGGCACCAATTCCACCAGAACAGCAGATGGAAGAAATGCA GTCCTCAGAGGCTGCTGCTGCTGAACCACTTTCAATGGTTATTCCAATCTCAAAAACAAGACTCGCGCCATACAGAACTGTGATAATCGTGCGACTGATAATCTTGGGTCTTTTCTTCCATTATCGAGTTACAAATCCTGTTGACAGTGCTTTTGGTCTGTGGTTGACATCCATCATATGTGAGATCTGGTTTGCCTTTTCCTGGGTGTTAGATCAGTTCCCTAAATGGTCTCCTGTCAATAGAGAAGCTTTTATTGACAGGCTTTCTTTAAG GTATGAAAGACCTGGTGAACCCTCTCAGCTTGCTGCTGTGGATTTCTTTGTCAGTACAGTCGATCCTCTGAAAGAACCACCATTGATCACGGCTAATACAGTGCTTTCTATTCTTGCTGTGGACTATCCTGTGGATAAAGTATCCTGTTATGTGTCAGATGATGGTGCTGCAATGCTGTCATTTGAGTCCCTTGTGGAGACAGCTGACTTTGCAAGAAAGTGGGTTCCATTTTGCAAAAAGTTTTCAATTGAACCACGCGCACCTGAGTTCTACTTCTCTCAGAAGATTGACTACCTGAAGGACAAAGTACAACCTTCTTTTGTGAAGGAACGTAGAGCAATGAAG aGGGAGTATGAAGAGTTTAAAGTGCGAGTTAATGCTTTGGTAGCAAAGGCTCAGAAAACACCAGATGAAGGATGGACTATGCAAGATGGAACTTCATGGCCAGGAAACAACTCACGTGATCACCCTGGCATGATTCAG GTTTTCCTTGGACACAGTGGTGCCCATGACATAGAGGGAAATGAACTTCCCAGGTTGGTGTATGTTTCTAGAGAGAAAAGGCCAGGCTACCAACACCACAAAAAGGCTGGTGCTGAAAATGCACTG GTGAGGGTGTCTGCAGTTCTCACAAATGCTCCCTTCATTCTCAATCTTGACTGTGATCATTATGTGAACAATAGCAAGGCTGTACGGGAAGCAATGTGTTTTCTGATGGATCCAGTAGTTGGCAGAGATTTGTGTTATGTGCAGTTTCCCCAGAGATTTGATGGTATAGATCGTAGTGATCGATATGCCAATCGAAACACAGTTTTCTTTGAT GTTAACATGAAAGGACTTGATGGCATTCAAGGACCTATGTATGTGGGAACTGGATGTGTTTTCAATAGACAAGCACTTTATGGCTACAGTCCACCATCTATGCCCAAATTACCAAAATCATCATCCTGCTGTTGCTGCCCCTCAAAGAAGCAAACCAAAGACGTCTCAGAGCTTTATAGAGATGCAAAGAGGGAAGAACTTGATGCCGCCATTTTTAATCTCAGGGAGATTGACA ACTATGATGAATACGAGAGGTCAATGCTGATTTCACAAATGAGCTTTGAGAAAACATTTGGTTTGTCCACTGTTTTCATTGAATCTACACTAATGGAGAATGGAGGGCTTCCTGAATCTGCTGATCCCTCAATGCTGATCAAAGAGGCCATTCATGTTATTAGCTGTGGATATGAAGAGAAAACTGCATGGGGAAAAGAG ATTGGTTGGATCTATGGTTCAGTTACTGAGGATATCTTAACGGGGTTCAAGATGCAATGCCGGGGATGGAGATCAGTTTACTGCATGCCCTTAAGGCCTGCATTCAAAGGATCAGCACCAATCAATCTTTCTGATCGTTTGCACCAAGTTCTTCGATGGGCCCTTGGATCAGTTGAAATTTTCTTCAGCAGACATTGCCCCCTCTGGTATGGTTTTGCGGGAGGTCGCCTCAAATGGCTGCAGAGACTTGCTTACATAAACACCATTGTCTACCCCTTTACATCCCTTCCTCTTGTTGCATATTGTACTTTGCCTGCAATTTGCCTTCTCACAGGAAAATTCATCATACCAACG CTTTCAAACCTTGCAAGTGCCCTCTTTCTTGGACTTTTCCTGTCCATTATAGTCACTAGTGTGCTCGAGCTGCGGTGGAGTGGTGTGACCATTGAAGCTTTGTGGCGTAATGAACAATTCTGGGTTATTGGAGGAGTTTCAGCGCATCTATTTGCCGTGTTCCAAGGATTCCTGAAGATGTTGGCAGGTGTTGACACCAACTTCACTGTCACTGCCAAAGCTGCTGATGACACCGAGTTTGGTGATCTATACATAATCAAGTGGACCACACTCTTAATTCCTCCAACAACccttatcattattaatatggTTGGTGTTGTTGCTGGATTTTCTGATGCACTCAATGGAGGATATGAGTCTTGGGGACCACTTTTTGGAAAGGTTTTCTTTGCCTTCTGGGTCATTTTCCATCTCTATCCATTCCTCAAGGGTCTCATGGGTCGCCAAAACCGCACCCCAACCATTGTTATTCTGTGGTCAGTGTTGTTGGCTTCTGTTTTCTCTCTGGTTTGGGTCAAGATTAACCCTTTTATCAGCAGACCTGACAGTGCAAGCATTTCCCAGACCTGCATTTCTATAGATTGCTAA